The following proteins are co-located in the Micromonospora viridifaciens genome:
- a CDS encoding NAD(P)/FAD-dependent oxidoreductase has product MKHRIVVLGAGYAGAHVAGNLARRLSPTDTEITVVNAEPDFVQRLRLHQLAAGQEIKAPKLADVFAGTGIRLRLARVTAVDPERQVVAVADADGGGELGYDTLLYALGSHGDDRGVPGVAEHAFDVAARPSALRLRERLDSLGRRGDGGRVLVVGDGLTGIETATEIAESRPGLSVALIARGELGAQLSAGARSHLRQACDRLGITVLEHTSVEAVEATRVLCADGTALASDATVWTAGFAVSPIAAASGLEVTENGQIVVDGTMRSVSHPNVYAAGDSVYAIGDNGRPLPMSCASAGFTGQQAIEAIMGRLTGRKIANTKLVYPGNHISLGRRDGILQLVDDEAQAKPKYLGGRKAARIKAGILKISLWATSHPTFGMPKRKRRLAAAPNASAKKAVGVAA; this is encoded by the coding sequence ATGAAGCACCGCATCGTCGTCCTCGGCGCCGGCTACGCCGGGGCCCACGTGGCCGGGAACCTGGCCCGCCGGCTGTCCCCGACGGACACCGAGATCACCGTGGTCAACGCCGAGCCGGACTTCGTCCAGCGGCTGCGGCTGCACCAGCTCGCGGCCGGCCAGGAGATCAAGGCTCCGAAGCTCGCCGACGTCTTCGCGGGCACGGGGATACGGCTGCGCCTGGCCCGGGTCACCGCCGTCGACCCCGAGCGCCAGGTCGTCGCCGTAGCCGACGCCGACGGCGGCGGCGAGCTCGGCTACGACACGCTTCTCTACGCCCTCGGCAGCCACGGCGACGATCGCGGCGTCCCCGGTGTGGCCGAGCACGCCTTCGACGTCGCCGCCCGGCCCTCGGCGCTGCGCCTGCGCGAGCGCCTGGACAGCCTGGGCAGGCGAGGCGATGGCGGGAGGGTGCTGGTCGTCGGCGACGGGTTGACCGGCATCGAGACCGCCACCGAGATCGCCGAATCCCGGCCTGGCCTGTCGGTGGCGCTGATCGCCCGCGGCGAGCTGGGCGCCCAGCTCTCCGCCGGAGCCCGCAGCCACCTGCGCCAGGCCTGCGACCGGCTGGGCATCACCGTCCTGGAGCACACCAGCGTCGAAGCCGTCGAAGCGACGCGGGTGCTGTGCGCCGACGGCACCGCTCTGGCGTCCGACGCCACCGTGTGGACGGCCGGGTTCGCGGTCAGCCCCATCGCCGCCGCCAGCGGGCTGGAGGTCACCGAGAACGGTCAGATCGTCGTCGATGGCACCATGCGGTCGGTCTCGCACCCGAACGTCTACGCCGCCGGCGACAGCGTCTACGCCATCGGCGACAACGGCCGGCCGCTGCCCATGTCCTGCGCTTCGGCCGGCTTCACCGGTCAGCAGGCCATCGAGGCGATCATGGGACGCCTGACCGGCCGCAAGATCGCGAACACCAAGCTGGTCTACCCGGGCAACCACATCAGCCTCGGGCGGCGGGACGGGATCCTGCAGCTGGTCGACGACGAAGCGCAAGCAAAGCCGAAGTACCTGGGCGGCCGGAAGGCCGCGCGGATCAAGGCGGGCATCCTCAAGATCTCGCTGTGGGCCACCTCGCACCCGACCTTCGGCATGCCCAAGCGCAAGCGCCGCCTGGCCGCCGCGCCGAATGCGTCCGCCAAGAAGGCGGTCGGCGTAGCCGCCTAG
- the sigJ gene encoding RNA polymerase sigma factor SigJ, protein MGTVATSADEIVGERRQLINVAYRLLGSVTEAEDVVQDAYARWYGLPPSRREEILSPGAWLTTVTSRICLDLLGSARARRERYVGAWLPEPLPDRAEWDHAGGADLTGRADPADQIVLDESVAMAFLVVLESMTPAERVAFVLHEVFRYPFAEISDVLGRTPGACKQLAASARRRVSVARAPVTATGQADVVRHVKEAWETKDIAALVGLLNPAAVMTADGGGMVGTVLRPVEGGARIAQYLVAIADKAPGLELLERSVNGVPGLVAQRAGVVVTVASFDVTDGRVTRIWAVRNPQKLRLWVREG, encoded by the coding sequence ATGGGGACTGTCGCGACCAGCGCCGATGAGATAGTCGGCGAGCGACGCCAACTGATCAATGTCGCGTACCGGTTGCTCGGTTCGGTGACCGAGGCCGAGGACGTCGTACAGGATGCCTACGCACGCTGGTACGGGCTGCCGCCAAGCCGGCGGGAGGAGATCCTGTCCCCCGGCGCCTGGCTGACGACGGTGACCAGCCGCATCTGCCTGGACCTGCTCGGCTCGGCGCGGGCCCGCCGTGAACGCTATGTCGGCGCGTGGCTGCCCGAGCCGCTGCCCGACCGCGCCGAGTGGGACCACGCGGGCGGCGCCGACCTTACCGGCCGTGCAGACCCCGCCGACCAGATCGTTCTGGACGAGTCGGTGGCCATGGCCTTCCTCGTCGTCCTGGAGTCGATGACGCCTGCCGAGCGGGTGGCGTTCGTCCTGCACGAGGTCTTCCGGTACCCGTTCGCCGAGATCTCCGACGTTCTCGGTCGGACCCCTGGGGCCTGCAAGCAGCTGGCGGCCTCCGCCCGGCGGCGGGTGAGCGTCGCGCGCGCTCCGGTGACGGCGACCGGCCAGGCCGACGTGGTGAGGCACGTCAAAGAGGCATGGGAGACCAAGGACATCGCCGCCCTCGTCGGTCTGCTCAACCCGGCTGCCGTGATGACCGCCGACGGCGGCGGCATGGTCGGCACCGTCCTGCGCCCGGTCGAGGGCGGCGCACGCATCGCCCAGTACCTGGTCGCCATCGCCGACAAGGCTCCGGGGCTCGAACTCCTGGAGCGGTCGGTCAATGGCGTGCCGGGCCTGGTGGCGCAGCGTGCCGGCGTCGTAGTAACCGTAGCCTCGTTCGACGTAACCGACGGGCGCGTCACCCGGATCTGGGCGGTCCGTAACCCGCAGAAGCTGCGGCTGTGGGTGCGGGAGGGCTAG
- a CDS encoding alpha/beta fold hydrolase: MLTGEEKFVRSGQIRLWTERFGRPDDPTVLLVMGTSTQGIGWPDELVEALVNSGRQVIRFDHRDTGRSDSVDFTTHPYALADMAADTAAVLDGYGVTAAHIVGASLGAAIGQWLAVHQAVRVRTLTAMASSPMGNNPGPAWARAMAGRPPAGDELPPPTARFLNHLMASAKAPRTTAQQRMDADVQTWRVLNGDVLPFDEPAARRFVEHCYARANNVAAASNHDLAGRRWDDDRRASLSCITAATLVLHGSEDPLFPQAHGEALAAQIPAAHLEIVPGMGHHPFFSPGLTERIAGSIIRHTT, encoded by the coding sequence ATGCTTACTGGTGAGGAGAAATTCGTTCGTTCCGGGCAAATTCGGTTGTGGACCGAGCGTTTCGGTCGCCCTGATGACCCCACCGTCTTGTTGGTCATGGGCACCTCTACGCAGGGCATCGGCTGGCCCGATGAGCTTGTGGAAGCTCTCGTGAACAGCGGCCGGCAGGTGATCCGGTTCGATCACCGTGACACCGGCCGTTCCGACTCCGTCGATTTCACAACGCATCCGTACGCGCTCGCCGACATGGCAGCCGACACGGCCGCCGTTCTGGACGGTTACGGCGTCACGGCCGCGCACATCGTCGGGGCGTCGCTGGGCGCGGCGATCGGGCAGTGGCTCGCCGTGCATCAGGCGGTCCGTGTTCGCACGCTGACGGCAATGGCTTCCTCTCCAATGGGGAACAATCCCGGTCCGGCGTGGGCGCGGGCGATGGCAGGTCGCCCGCCTGCGGGCGATGAGCTCCCGCCCCCGACGGCACGGTTCCTCAACCACCTGATGGCCTCGGCGAAGGCGCCCCGCACGACGGCTCAGCAGCGCATGGACGCCGACGTACAGACCTGGCGAGTGCTCAACGGCGATGTCCTGCCCTTCGACGAGCCCGCCGCGCGGCGGTTCGTCGAGCACTGTTACGCCCGGGCCAACAACGTCGCTGCCGCCTCGAATCACGATCTCGCCGGGCGGCGCTGGGACGACGACCGGCGGGCCTCGTTGTCCTGCATCACCGCTGCGACCTTGGTCTTGCATGGCAGCGAGGACCCGCTGTTTCCCCAAGCCCACGGTGAAGCCCTCGCGGCGCAGATCCCGGCGGCGCACCTAGAGATCGTGCCTGGAATGGGCCACCACCCGTTTTTCTCGCCAGGGCTCACCGAGCGGATCGCCGGCTCGATCATCCGCCACACGACCTGA
- a CDS encoding LacI family DNA-binding transcriptional regulator — MPRPGPRLRLVDVAERAGVSLATASRALAGREGVSEEVADRVRQVSRELGYVANPYARTLAGGASSTAGLIVHQIDDPYFSEIASGVLEVAAEEGLLVQIAHSGRDPEHELRQLRHLIAQRVGIILIAGSGYDDQRVEAEARAELAAFQRVGGRVAVIGRHALGVDAVRPDNEAGGRAIATHLLDLGHRRIAVAAGTPGLTTVADRLAGVAAALADHGLSLDTLPVVHSDFTRDGGRVAAERILREHPESTAVIALNDAMAIGVLSALRAHRVPVPDRMSVVGFDDVSVAADLAPSLTTVRLPMTQMGRMALALALQPRAARPRRRSTGHTLIVRDSTGPAPAGPA; from the coding sequence ATGCCCAGACCCGGTCCCCGGCTGCGCCTCGTCGACGTGGCGGAGCGCGCCGGCGTGTCGCTGGCGACCGCCTCGCGCGCCCTGGCCGGCCGCGAGGGCGTCAGCGAGGAGGTGGCCGACCGGGTGCGGCAGGTCTCCCGCGAACTCGGCTACGTCGCCAACCCGTACGCCCGCACTCTCGCCGGCGGCGCCAGCTCCACGGCCGGCCTGATCGTCCACCAGATCGACGATCCCTACTTCTCGGAGATCGCCAGCGGGGTCCTCGAGGTGGCTGCCGAGGAGGGGCTGCTGGTCCAGATCGCCCACTCCGGCCGCGACCCGGAGCACGAGCTGCGCCAGTTGCGGCACCTCATCGCCCAGCGGGTGGGGATCATCCTGATCGCCGGCTCCGGCTACGACGACCAGCGCGTGGAGGCCGAGGCGCGGGCCGAACTGGCCGCGTTCCAGCGCGTCGGCGGCCGGGTCGCCGTGATCGGCCGGCACGCCCTGGGCGTCGACGCCGTCCGGCCCGACAACGAGGCCGGCGGCCGCGCCATCGCCACCCACCTGCTGGACCTCGGCCACCGACGCATCGCCGTCGCCGCCGGCACCCCCGGACTGACCACGGTGGCCGACCGGCTCGCCGGGGTGGCCGCCGCGCTCGCCGATCACGGCCTCTCGCTCGACACGTTGCCCGTGGTGCACAGCGACTTCACCCGCGACGGTGGCCGGGTGGCCGCCGAGCGGATTTTGCGGGAGCATCCGGAGAGCACCGCCGTCATCGCGCTCAACGACGCGATGGCGATCGGTGTGTTGTCTGCCCTGCGGGCGCACCGCGTGCCGGTGCCCGACCGGATGTCGGTGGTCGGTTTCGACGACGTGTCGGTGGCCGCGGACCTCGCGCCCAGCCTCACCACGGTGCGCCTGCCGATGACGCAGATGGGGCGGATGGCGCTCGCCCTGGCCCTCCAGCCACGCGCGGCCCGCCCGCGTCGCCGCTCCACCGGGCACACCCTGATCGTGCGCGATTCGACCGGTCCCGCCCCGGCCGGTCCCGCCTGA
- a CDS encoding TioE family transcriptional regulator, which yields MRRNLQSGGQLRPVDLARAHGLSTQAVRNYEAAGILPAAARTPHGYRTYTPLHAQALRAFLALVPGHGHQTATSIMQAVNRGATEDALRLIDESHAQLLDDRRTLQAVGAALHDLSPVPQERGDTFVGPLARRLGIRPATLRKWERAGLVQPRRDPQTGYRVYSAADVRDALLIHQLRRGGYLLEQIAPLIVQVRSAGGVAPLESMLRDWHARLSARSRAMLTGAAALDAYLGCRPAAENGPSSCAAASSATNPTQPPN from the coding sequence ATGAGGCGAAACCTTCAAAGCGGTGGACAACTCAGGCCGGTTGACCTGGCGCGAGCCCACGGTCTGTCCACGCAGGCGGTCAGAAATTATGAGGCGGCCGGGATCCTTCCGGCGGCGGCACGCACCCCGCACGGCTACCGCACCTACACGCCGCTGCACGCGCAAGCGTTGCGCGCGTTCCTCGCCCTCGTGCCAGGGCACGGCCACCAGACAGCCACGTCGATCATGCAGGCGGTCAACCGGGGCGCGACCGAGGACGCGCTCCGGCTCATCGACGAAAGTCACGCCCAGCTTCTCGACGACCGCCGTACCCTCCAGGCCGTCGGAGCCGCGCTTCACGACCTCAGCCCCGTACCGCAAGAACGCGGCGACACGTTCGTCGGCCCGCTGGCGAGAAGGCTCGGCATCCGCCCAGCCACCCTGCGCAAATGGGAACGCGCTGGCCTGGTCCAACCGCGCCGTGACCCGCAGACGGGCTACCGGGTCTACAGCGCGGCCGACGTGCGCGACGCCCTACTCATCCACCAGCTCAGACGAGGCGGCTACCTGCTGGAGCAGATCGCCCCGCTGATCGTCCAAGTCCGCTCCGCCGGAGGCGTCGCACCCCTTGAATCGATGCTGCGCGACTGGCATGCCCGCCTCTCGGCCCGCAGCCGCGCCATGCTCACCGGCGCCGCCGCACTGGACGCCTACCTCGGCTGCCGACCGGCCGCCGAAAACGGGCCGAGCTCCTGCGCCGCCGCCTCGTCGGCCACGAACCCGACTCAGCCGCCCAACTAG
- a CDS encoding LamG-like jellyroll fold domain-containing protein — protein MRRTRRAAVAATVLLGLALTAAASPAQADRPGPHDVHPALWSHLVAFYDFDHPVPGDPALERDLGRSGTEIELVNGGAAMRVPDQAYKGSGNALQTRQVNPEVAGNDDWKAGIWSSSGVRTLRAFSGAEGTTVMGWFKREMDGPALNSTTANPSDRYNAIGLAGVLTGDSDGHGVRALLELIDVSGELRLVALGRRLDGGSSQTFAASEDWRTLLPKGEWVHLAATYDFATGTMALYRNGEPVDGFYTVAGDPWKVSGPGPHVTSATDPRGIKIGGSFPQNNLERNPCDCRMDGLMFLDSVIPAKDIAKQYRYLAH, from the coding sequence ATGAGAAGAACCCGACGGGCGGCCGTCGCGGCCACCGTCCTGCTCGGACTGGCCCTGACCGCGGCGGCGAGCCCCGCCCAGGCCGACCGGCCCGGTCCGCACGACGTCCACCCGGCACTGTGGTCGCACCTGGTCGCCTTCTACGACTTCGACCACCCGGTGCCCGGCGACCCCGCGCTGGAACGGGACCTGGGCCGCTCGGGCACCGAGATCGAGTTGGTCAACGGCGGCGCGGCCATGCGGGTGCCGGACCAGGCGTACAAGGGCAGCGGCAACGCGTTGCAGACCCGGCAGGTCAACCCGGAGGTCGCCGGCAACGACGACTGGAAGGCAGGCATCTGGTCGTCCAGCGGGGTGCGGACGCTGCGCGCGTTCAGCGGCGCCGAGGGTACGACGGTGATGGGCTGGTTCAAGCGGGAGATGGACGGCCCGGCCCTCAACTCCACCACCGCCAACCCCAGCGACCGGTACAACGCGATCGGCCTGGCCGGCGTGCTGACCGGCGACTCCGACGGGCACGGCGTACGGGCCCTGCTGGAGCTCATCGACGTCAGCGGCGAGCTGCGCCTGGTCGCCCTGGGCCGGCGGCTTGACGGCGGCTCCTCGCAGACGTTCGCCGCGAGCGAGGACTGGCGGACCCTGCTGCCCAAGGGGGAGTGGGTGCACCTGGCCGCCACGTACGACTTCGCCACCGGCACCATGGCGCTCTACCGCAACGGCGAGCCGGTCGACGGTTTCTACACCGTCGCCGGTGACCCGTGGAAGGTGTCCGGGCCCGGCCCGCACGTCACCAGCGCCACCGACCCGCGCGGCATCAAGATCGGCGGCAGCTTCCCGCAGAACAACCTGGAACGCAACCCGTGCGACTGCCGCATGGACGGGCTCATGTTCCTCGACAGCGTGATCCCGGCGAAGGACATCGCCAAGCAGTACCGCTACCTGGCCCACTGA
- a CDS encoding HelD family protein, translating to MCWRWPGAEVRYGAQIATRAARDQQLFEQLVSLRQLHHIDRSSRSNHPGYRFCASDRHISSTNPRRVVPDQGSRVSETAQQIAIEQQVVDRVYQRLEVMRTQTRELQEEGHSRATSGPLTGLVERDAMVLRAAARMSDLDSQEEGIVFGRLDFDDGDTYRIGRLGVRDEDREPLVVDWRAPAAAPFYRATPGEPLGVDRRRVIVCDGPKVVGLDDEVLSAKDVDGVVGEGALLRSLSRKRGEHMRDIAATIQREQDEAIRAPAHGVTLITGGPGTGKTQVALHRAAYLLYTDRGKFSDGRVLVIGPSTVFTEYIGRVLPGLGEESVHLRAIGELFEGVTATRRDPADVARTKGDLRMVRVLTELAWDTPPNAPDHLRTLNADDLAKARLEIRKRCEALGVKPNGGRSVAAKVLSEMLDGKEIPDAFLNAWWPPLTPQDVLPAQNGEWTVDDVPLLDELAEILGKPEKPKATVPGWKLRELSSGTRLAETFVVSWSLNDGWQLFAPGLSTPIALSGQSIDSNDYWAAQRWAAAIILREGHKVTGWNDGFDPYGEEGYVPVLAEPLPVAEAEEPGEDVYLHVILDEAQDLSPMECRMIARRAAHASMTIVGDLGQATHPLAVESWSELVQRLGKREVRPLDLPTGYRVPQVIADFAARALAPGIEPTRSFRPGGTLEIRQVDDLAAAVAQESGVVIAPDHLAASLNAIPVSQVKGLEYDRVVLVEPADIVAAEPRGMNRLYVALTRAVAELVILHTKPLPAALTR from the coding sequence GTGTGCTGGCGCTGGCCCGGCGCTGAGGTCCGATACGGGGCCCAGATCGCCACCCGCGCGGCACGGGATCAGCAGCTGTTCGAGCAGCTCGTTTCCCTCCGCCAGCTCCATCATATCGATCGGTCAAGTCGTTCGAATCATCCCGGATACCGATTTTGTGCCTCTGACCGGCACATATCCTCGACAAATCCGCGAAGAGTCGTGCCCGACCAAGGGAGCCGCGTGTCCGAAACAGCACAGCAGATCGCCATCGAGCAGCAGGTAGTCGACCGGGTCTACCAGCGCCTGGAGGTCATGCGCACGCAGACGAGGGAGTTGCAGGAAGAAGGGCACAGCCGCGCCACGTCCGGCCCGCTCACCGGCCTGGTCGAACGCGACGCCATGGTGCTGCGCGCCGCCGCCAGGATGTCCGATCTGGACAGCCAGGAGGAGGGCATCGTCTTCGGCAGGCTGGACTTCGACGACGGCGACACCTATCGCATCGGCCGCCTCGGTGTCCGGGACGAGGACCGGGAGCCGCTGGTGGTGGACTGGCGTGCGCCTGCCGCCGCACCCTTCTACCGGGCCACCCCCGGCGAACCGCTCGGCGTGGATCGCCGACGCGTCATTGTCTGCGACGGTCCCAAGGTTGTCGGGCTCGATGACGAGGTCCTGTCCGCGAAGGACGTGGATGGTGTGGTCGGTGAGGGCGCCCTGCTCAGATCGTTGAGCAGGAAGCGCGGCGAGCACATGCGCGACATCGCCGCCACGATCCAGCGCGAGCAGGACGAGGCGATCCGCGCGCCCGCCCACGGCGTCACCCTGATCACCGGTGGCCCCGGCACCGGCAAGACGCAGGTGGCCCTGCACCGGGCGGCCTACCTGCTCTACACCGATCGCGGCAAGTTCTCCGACGGCCGCGTGCTGGTGATCGGCCCGTCGACGGTGTTCACCGAATACATCGGTCGGGTGCTGCCCGGGCTCGGCGAGGAAAGCGTCCACCTGCGAGCGATCGGCGAGCTGTTTGAGGGCGTCACCGCGACGCGCCGCGACCCCGCCGATGTGGCCCGAACCAAGGGCGATCTGCGGATGGTGCGGGTGCTCACGGAGCTGGCGTGGGACACCCCACCGAACGCACCGGACCACCTGCGCACCCTCAACGCCGACGACCTCGCGAAGGCCCGCCTCGAAATCAGGAAGCGCTGCGAAGCGCTCGGGGTCAAGCCCAACGGCGGCCGCAGCGTCGCAGCGAAGGTGCTGTCCGAGATGCTGGACGGCAAGGAGATCCCGGATGCTTTCCTCAACGCGTGGTGGCCGCCGTTGACCCCGCAGGACGTCCTCCCCGCGCAGAACGGGGAGTGGACGGTGGACGACGTTCCGCTGCTCGACGAGCTCGCCGAGATCCTCGGCAAGCCGGAGAAGCCGAAGGCGACGGTGCCCGGGTGGAAGTTGCGTGAGCTGAGCAGCGGCACCCGCCTGGCCGAGACCTTCGTGGTGAGCTGGAGCCTCAACGACGGTTGGCAGCTGTTCGCGCCCGGCCTGTCCACCCCGATCGCACTGTCCGGGCAGTCCATCGACAGCAACGACTACTGGGCCGCGCAGCGCTGGGCGGCCGCGATCATCCTGCGCGAGGGCCACAAGGTGACCGGCTGGAACGACGGCTTCGACCCGTACGGCGAGGAAGGTTACGTGCCGGTCCTGGCCGAGCCGCTCCCGGTCGCCGAGGCCGAGGAGCCCGGCGAGGACGTGTACCTGCACGTCATACTCGACGAGGCGCAGGACCTGTCGCCGATGGAGTGTCGGATGATCGCCCGCCGCGCCGCTCACGCGTCGATGACCATCGTGGGCGACCTCGGTCAGGCCACCCATCCGCTGGCCGTCGAGTCGTGGTCGGAGCTGGTGCAGCGGCTGGGCAAGCGCGAGGTCAGGCCGCTCGACCTGCCCACCGGATACCGGGTGCCGCAGGTCATCGCCGACTTCGCCGCCCGGGCCCTGGCACCGGGGATCGAGCCCACCCGCTCGTTCCGGCCTGGCGGCACGCTGGAGATCCGGCAGGTGGACGACCTGGCCGCGGCGGTCGCTCAGGAGAGCGGCGTGGTCATCGCCCCCGACCACCTCGCCGCGTCGTTGAACGCGATCCCGGTGAGCCAGGTGAAGGGCCTGGAGTACGACCGGGTGGTGCTGGTGGAGCCCGCCGACATCGTCGCCGCCGAGCCCCGCGGCATGAACCGGCTCTACGTCGCCCTGACCCGGGCCGTCGCGGAGCTGGTCATCCTGCACACCAAGCCGCTGCCGGCGGCCCTCACGCGATAA
- a CDS encoding HNH endonuclease: MLSQVTGLSRHFTEETLRAYLLARSVRRDDGCLIVRGYGNQRGVYQKVAGRAWAHIAAFAVFVGGYDPELDVHHDCGVPDCIEPTHLRQLSHAESCRTRKQHPQCRNGHDREIDPATGRYRKACRTCNSDAQRRWRQRQARQVDEARASYGRPRG; this comes from the coding sequence GTGCTGTCCCAGGTAACGGGTCTGTCCCGCCACTTCACCGAGGAGACACTGCGGGCGTACCTGCTGGCCCGCTCGGTGCGCAGGGACGACGGCTGCCTGATCGTGCGTGGCTACGGCAACCAGCGCGGCGTGTACCAGAAGGTCGCGGGCCGGGCCTGGGCCCACATCGCCGCCTTCGCGGTCTTCGTCGGCGGATACGACCCCGAGTTGGACGTTCACCACGACTGCGGCGTGCCCGACTGCATCGAGCCCACTCACCTACGACAGCTCAGTCACGCCGAGAGCTGCCGCACCCGGAAACAGCACCCACAGTGCCGCAACGGGCACGACCGCGAGATCGACCCGGCGACCGGCCGATACCGCAAGGCCTGCCGCACCTGTAACAGCGATGCCCAACGGCGGTGGCGCCAACGGCAGGCACGCCAGGTGGATGAGGCCCGGGCCAGCTACGGCCGCCCGCGGGGTTGA
- a CDS encoding erythromycin esterase family protein: protein MTADIKEAAHVVDAATVMGLLPARPRLLALGEPTHGEDVLLQLRNDLFRQLVEQEGYRTIAIESDCMMGLVVDDYVTSGTGSLDEAMERGFSHGFGASAANRELVRWMRAYNDGRPAAERLRFAGFDGPLEITHAASPRQALTALHAYLTAWVDADLLPCAAETLDRLLGADDRWTNPAAMMDPSQSVGQTPEAKQLRLLADDLVALLDTQTPHLIAASSSDDWDRARMYGRTAAGLLRYHSWMADTSPSRMARLLGVRDSMMAANLLTLAERRPTLVYAHNAHLQRDKSTMQMWEGPVEWWSAGAIVSAQLNEGYAFLATALGTIRHHGVETPPPDTIEGLLYALPEDSYVVDARRLAAILGDAAPDPRVSPWFGYAPLDPAHLASHDAIVFVKDAPAGQPWWPVA from the coding sequence ATGACTGCCGATATCAAAGAGGCCGCCCATGTCGTCGACGCTGCCACCGTCATGGGGTTGCTCCCGGCCCGGCCGCGGCTGCTTGCGTTGGGTGAGCCGACTCACGGCGAGGACGTTCTGCTCCAACTGCGGAACGATCTCTTCCGGCAACTCGTCGAGCAGGAGGGCTACCGGACGATCGCGATCGAGAGCGACTGCATGATGGGCCTGGTCGTGGACGACTACGTCACGTCGGGTACCGGCAGCCTCGACGAGGCCATGGAGCGCGGTTTCAGTCATGGGTTCGGCGCGTCCGCGGCCAACCGCGAGCTGGTGCGCTGGATGCGCGCGTACAACGACGGCCGGCCCGCGGCAGAGCGGCTGCGCTTCGCCGGTTTCGACGGCCCGCTGGAGATCACCCACGCCGCGAGCCCTCGGCAGGCCCTCACCGCACTCCACGCCTACCTCACCGCCTGGGTTGACGCCGACCTGCTGCCCTGCGCCGCAGAAACGCTCGACCGCCTGCTCGGTGCCGACGACCGATGGACCAATCCGGCCGCGATGATGGACCCGTCCCAGTCCGTGGGGCAGACGCCCGAGGCCAAACAGCTGCGGCTGCTCGCCGACGACCTGGTAGCCCTGCTCGACACGCAGACGCCACACCTGATCGCGGCGTCCTCGTCGGACGACTGGGACCGGGCACGCATGTACGGTCGTACCGCCGCCGGGCTGCTGCGGTACCACTCCTGGATGGCCGACACGTCACCGAGCCGCATGGCGCGGCTGCTGGGCGTGCGGGATTCGATGATGGCCGCCAACCTCCTGACCCTCGCCGAGCGCAGGCCGACGCTGGTCTACGCCCACAACGCACATCTGCAGCGGGACAAGAGCACGATGCAGATGTGGGAGGGACCGGTGGAGTGGTGGAGCGCCGGGGCGATCGTCAGCGCCCAGCTGAACGAGGGGTACGCCTTCCTGGCCACGGCCCTCGGCACGATCCGCCACCACGGTGTGGAGACCCCACCCCCGGACACCATCGAAGGGCTCCTGTACGCGCTCCCGGAGGACTCGTACGTCGTCGACGCCCGCCGACTGGCCGCCATCCTCGGCGACGCGGCACCCGATCCCCGGGTGTCCCCCTGGTTCGGCTACGCCCCGCTGGACCCGGCCCACCTGGCGAGTCATGACGCGATCGTGTTCGTCAAGGACGCCCCCGCGGGGCAACCGTGGTGGCCGGTGGCGTGA